A region from the Lolium perenne isolate Kyuss_39 chromosome 4, Kyuss_2.0, whole genome shotgun sequence genome encodes:
- the LOC127292018 gene encoding SPX domain-containing protein 4 — MKFGKDFRNHLEGTLPDWKDKYLAYKALKKLIKTLPPDADADQPTLPPPPAGDGDGAAAAEEGLGFGDVALGNWFARILDVELQKLNDFYIEREEWYVIRLQVLKERIERVKAKKNNAFASRAEFTEEMLEIRRDFVLIHGEMILLQTYSSLNFAGLVKILKKYDKRTGGVLSLPFTQRARHEPFFTTEPLRRLVRECEVNLELLFPVEEEVLEAGSSSKLQSHNTVGSHDPASSYDTETSKVYQSTLAAMKAIEGLKKASSTYNALSLSRFFNGEDGEACSGAITSESSLLDSLTDSQVEDADKDGKEVQSKDQSAAQTGHNTETDRRGG, encoded by the exons ATGAAGTTCGGCAAGGATTTCCGGAACCACCTGGAGGGCACGCTGCCGGACTGGAAGGACAAGTACCTCGCATACAAGGCGCTCAAGAAGCTCATCAAGACGCTGCCCCCCGACGCCGACGCCGACCAGCccactcttcctcctcctcccgccgggGATGGGGAcggagccgcggcggcggaggaggggctCGGGTTCGGGGACGTGGCGCTGGGGAACTGGTTCGCCAGGATCCTCGACGTCGAGCTCCAAAAGCTCAACGACTTCTACATCGAGAGGGAGGAGTGGTACGTCATCCGCCTCCAG GTGCTCAAGGAGAGGATTGAGCGAGTCAAAGCCAAGAAGAATAATGCTTTTGCTTCCAGGGCTGAGTTCACTGAAGAGATGCTAGAGATACGTAGAGATTTCGTGCTCATACACGGCGAAATGATACTTTTGCAGACCTACAGTTCCCTAAATTTTGCTG GGCTAGTGAAGATACTGAAGAAGTATGACAAAAGAACAGGCGGCGTGCTCAGCCTACCTTTCACTCAACGCGCTCGTCACGAGCCATTCTTCACCACTGAACCCTTAAGAAGGCTTGTTAGAGAATGTGAGGTTAACCTTGAACTCCTTTTCCCGGTCGAAGAAGAAGTACTCGAGGCTGGTTCCTCTTCAAAGCTGCAGTCTCACAATACTGTGGGTAGTCATGACCCAGCGTCATCTTATGACACAGAAACCTCGAAGGTGTACCAAAGCACACTCGCAGCAATGAAAGCGATAGAGGGCCTTAAGAAGGCCAGCTCTACTTATAATGCCCTCTCTCTTTCTAGATTCTTCAATGGAGAGGACGGTGAAGCTTGTTCTGGCGCTATCACTTCTGAGAGCTCGCTGTTAGATTCCTTGACAGATTCCCAGGTTGAAGATGCCGATAAGGATGGTAAAGAGGTGCAATCAAAGGACCAGAGCGCTGCTCAAACAGGCCATAACACTGAAACGGATCGACGCGGTGGATAA